One segment of Thermodesulfovibrio sp. 3907-1M DNA contains the following:
- the fbp gene encoding class 1 fructose-bisphosphatase produces the protein MEIKKGIDLNRFILEEERKHPEATGTLSHALMAIENATKIISSYIRMAGLVDVIGKTGRINVQGEEVQKLDTLSNRVLIEHLSGSGDFYAVASEEMEHALFPEEGKDGKYIIAIDPLDGSSVIDANTSVGTIFSIWRKTSSDESTFLQEGKKIVAAGYVIYGTSTMLVYSTGNGVYGFTLDPMVGTYLLSHPDIKIPEKGKIYGFNESYYNKWDERIRKCVDFFKTEGYTLRWAGAMVTDIHRTIMKGGIFAYPLVGSKAKIRLLYEAAPMAFLVKQAGGLATNGTEDILNIKPQALHQRVPVFMGSSEDVKKCMEIINS, from the coding sequence ATGGAGATAAAAAAAGGAATAGATTTAAACAGATTTATTCTTGAAGAAGAAAGAAAACATCCTGAAGCTACAGGTACGCTTTCCCATGCTTTGATGGCAATAGAAAATGCAACAAAAATTATTTCCTCTTATATCAGAATGGCTGGACTTGTTGATGTAATTGGAAAAACAGGAAGAATAAATGTGCAGGGAGAAGAAGTTCAAAAATTAGATACTCTTTCAAACAGAGTTCTTATAGAGCACTTAAGTGGAAGCGGTGATTTTTACGCCGTCGCAAGTGAAGAAATGGAACATGCTCTGTTTCCTGAAGAAGGCAAAGATGGGAAATATATTATAGCAATAGACCCTCTTGATGGTTCCTCTGTAATTGATGCAAATACATCAGTGGGCACAATTTTTTCAATATGGAGAAAGACTTCTTCAGATGAATCAACATTTTTACAGGAAGGTAAAAAAATAGTTGCTGCTGGATATGTTATTTATGGAACATCAACCATGCTTGTTTATTCAACTGGAAACGGTGTTTATGGCTTCACCCTTGATCCAATGGTCGGGACTTATTTACTTTCTCATCCGGATATAAAAATTCCTGAGAAAGGCAAAATTTATGGATTTAACGAATCTTATTACAATAAATGGGACGAAAGAATTAGAAAATGTGTAGATTTCTTTAAAACAGAAGGATATACTCTTAGATGGGCTGGAGCAATGGTTACAGACATCCATAGAACAATTATGAAAGGCGGGATATTTGCTTATCCATTAGTTGGTTCAAAGGCAAAAATAAGACTTCTTTATGAAGCAGCTCCCATGGCTTTCTTAGTGAAACAAGCAGGTGGATTAGCAACTAATGGAACAGAAGATATTTTGAATATTAAACCACAGGCTCTCCATCAAAGAGTGCCTGTATTTATGGGCAGTTCAGAAGATGTTAAAAAATGCATGGAGATTATAAATAGCTAA
- the pyk gene encoding pyruvate kinase produces the protein MRKTKIVATIGPSSDKREIISQMIQAGMDVARLNFSHGDHFYYSEIITAIREESFKLGKPVAILQDLQGSKLRINNINGGEIELTEGETVEILSGHGISTSKTLFVPYKNLIHEVKEGEEILIDDGLIRLEIIKKLNDKIIAGVKEGGILKPKKGINFPNLNARLSFTDKDKTDLLFGINFDVDYIAISFVKNKNDLLSIKQWASDQGLILPPIIAKIERKEAIENIEEILDVVDGIMVARGDLGISLPIHEVPVYQKKLIELANQKCKIVITATQMLESMRQHSRPTRAEATDVANAVLDGTDALMLSAETATGRYPVEAVKTMSAIIKFTEKNLSHRIPVLYKVGSSFAEAIASGAVKVAQDINAKAIVVFTEFASTTRVLSKLRPQMPVIAFSIKEKTYRKLSLFWGIIPMWNKNFSLKEIEDNLKNSGIANASDKIVIVSGQSNTIKLHKMG, from the coding sequence ATGAGGAAGACAAAGATTGTAGCCACGATAGGTCCTTCATCAGATAAAAGAGAGATAATTTCTCAAATGATTCAAGCAGGAATGGATGTTGCGAGACTTAATTTCTCTCATGGAGATCATTTTTACTATTCTGAGATTATAACTGCAATAAGAGAAGAATCATTCAAGCTCGGTAAACCTGTTGCAATACTTCAAGATCTTCAGGGCAGTAAGTTAAGAATAAATAATATAAATGGAGGAGAAATTGAACTTACTGAAGGTGAAACAGTGGAAATTTTGTCCGGTCATGGGATATCTACTTCAAAAACTCTTTTTGTGCCTTATAAAAATTTAATTCATGAAGTCAAAGAAGGTGAGGAAATTTTAATTGATGATGGATTGATAAGGCTTGAGATAATCAAAAAACTTAATGACAAAATTATAGCAGGGGTGAAAGAAGGCGGAATTCTCAAACCTAAAAAAGGAATTAATTTCCCCAATTTAAATGCCCGCTTAAGTTTCACCGATAAAGATAAAACAGATCTCTTATTCGGCATTAACTTTGATGTGGATTATATTGCCATTTCTTTTGTAAAAAATAAAAACGATTTACTATCAATAAAACAATGGGCAAGTGACCAGGGTTTAATCCTTCCTCCTATTATAGCAAAGATAGAAAGAAAAGAAGCGATTGAAAATATTGAAGAAATTCTTGATGTTGTTGATGGAATAATGGTTGCAAGAGGAGATTTGGGCATTTCTCTCCCAATTCATGAAGTTCCTGTTTATCAGAAAAAATTAATAGAACTTGCAAATCAGAAATGTAAAATTGTTATCACCGCAACGCAGATGCTGGAATCAATGAGGCAACACTCAAGACCCACCCGTGCAGAGGCAACTGATGTTGCAAATGCTGTTCTTGATGGAACAGATGCATTAATGCTTTCTGCAGAAACAGCCACAGGAAGGTATCCAGTGGAAGCAGTTAAAACAATGAGTGCAATTATAAAATTTACAGAAAAAAATTTATCCCACAGAATCCCTGTTCTTTATAAAGTTGGCAGTTCTTTTGCTGAGGCTATAGCCTCTGGTGCAGTTAAAGTTGCCCAGGACATTAATGCAAAAGCAATTGTTGTTTTTACCGAATTTGCATCAACAACAAGAGTATTGTCAAAACTAAGGCCACAAATGCCAGTAATTGCTTTTAGTATTAAAGAAAAAACTTACAGAAAACTCTCTCTCTTCTGGGGAATAATTCCTATGTGGAATAAAAATTTTTCTCTAAAAGAAATTGAAGATAATCTTAAAAATTCAGGGATTGCGAATGCTTCAGATAAGATAGTAATTGTATCCGGTCAGTCAAATACTATTAAATTACACAAAATGGGATAA
- the rpe gene encoding ribulose-phosphate 3-epimerase, translated as MVMIAPSILSADFGRLSEEIKLAEKAGVDMIHIDVMDGHFVPNITIGPLIVEAVRKTTHLPLDVHLMITNPEQYISDFVKAGADYLTVHVETCIHLHRTVWQIKEQGIKAGVSLNPATPLNTVEEIIHDIDLLLIMSVNPGFGGQNFIPSSIDKIKIAKSMILKKGYQVLVEVDGGVKLENAKEIVKAGADILVMGSAFFSEKDYKKFMEKLKEKLKT; from the coding sequence GTGGTAATGATAGCACCATCAATCCTTTCAGCTGATTTTGGAAGACTTTCTGAAGAGATTAAGCTTGCTGAGAAAGCTGGAGTAGATATGATTCATATTGATGTAATGGATGGTCATTTTGTTCCAAATATAACAATTGGACCATTAATAGTAGAGGCTGTAAGAAAAACGACTCATCTTCCCCTTGATGTCCATTTAATGATAACAAATCCTGAACAATACATTTCGGATTTTGTAAAGGCTGGTGCTGACTATCTTACGGTTCATGTTGAGACTTGTATCCATTTGCACAGAACAGTTTGGCAAATAAAAGAACAGGGTATTAAAGCAGGGGTTTCATTAAATCCTGCAACACCTTTAAATACAGTAGAAGAGATAATTCACGATATTGATCTTTTGTTAATAATGTCAGTTAATCCAGGATTTGGAGGGCAAAATTTTATTCCTTCTTCTATAGATAAAATAAAAATAGCCAAATCAATGATTCTAAAAAAAGGATATCAAGTGTTAGTAGAAGTTGATGGTGGGGTAAAACTTGAAAACGCAAAAGAAATTGTTAAAGCAGGAGCTGACATTCTTGTTATGGGTTCAGCTTTCTTTAGTGAAAAAGATTATAAAAAATTTATGGAAAAACTTAAGGAAAAATTAAAAACTTAA
- a CDS encoding NAD(P)-binding domain-containing protein, with amino-acid sequence MKTFISIIGAGPAGLAAAVELKAKGVNDLIIFEKGEDICSTIRNLYPPHKRVDKVFKGIDLDAQGICDFQTEPKEAFLERMRKYVKDYEITIKFNKRIDGVERLSDFYVIKHNDLIVAKSYIVILAIGVFDTPRKPSYPIPEEAKNKVFFKIPKELPKDEKILVVGGGNSAVETACVLSKNCFVFLSYRREKLFRVNEENLKELEKRKNRIRFLLGTDIERLEPADDQIKVVFKDGSEETFSKIFYCLGGSTPEEFLQKIGIELIDGKPKIDEFGESNLQRIFLVGDISKGRGSIMYAFNSAFKATKRIIEKYLDKEESCGNDSTINPFS; translated from the coding sequence ATGAAAACATTTATAAGTATAATAGGAGCTGGTCCAGCAGGACTGGCAGCAGCGGTAGAATTAAAGGCAAAAGGAGTTAATGATTTAATTATTTTTGAAAAAGGTGAAGATATCTGCTCAACAATAAGAAACCTTTATCCTCCACATAAAAGAGTTGATAAAGTTTTTAAAGGAATTGACTTGGATGCCCAGGGTATATGCGACTTTCAAACAGAACCAAAAGAGGCTTTTCTTGAAAGAATGCGTAAATATGTAAAAGATTATGAAATCACCATCAAGTTTAATAAAAGAATTGACGGAGTAGAAAGACTGAGTGATTTTTATGTGATAAAACATAATGACTTAATAGTGGCTAAAAGTTACATAGTAATATTGGCTATAGGAGTATTTGATACTCCGCGTAAACCTTCTTATCCAATTCCTGAAGAAGCCAAAAATAAAGTATTTTTCAAGATCCCTAAAGAGCTTCCTAAAGATGAAAAAATACTTGTTGTAGGAGGAGGAAATTCTGCAGTTGAAACTGCATGTGTTCTTTCTAAAAATTGCTTTGTTTTTCTTTCTTACAGAAGAGAAAAACTTTTTAGAGTAAACGAAGAAAACCTGAAAGAGCTTGAAAAAAGAAAAAACAGAATACGATTTCTTTTAGGAACTGATATAGAAAGACTGGAACCTGCAGATGACCAAATTAAAGTAGTATTTAAAGACGGTTCTGAAGAAACTTTTTCAAAAATCTTTTATTGCCTTGGCGGTAGCACTCCTGAGGAGTTTTTACAAAAAATAGGAATAGAACTTATTGATGGAAAACCTAAAATTGATGAATTTGGAGAAAGCAACCTTCAGAGAATTTTTTTAGTTGGAGATATATCTAAAGGTCGTGGAAGTATTATGTATGCTTTTAATTCAGCTTTTAAGGCAACTAAAAGAATTATTGAAAAATACTTAGATAAGGAGGAATCCTGTGGTAATGATAGCACCATCAATCCTTTCAGCTGA